One Purpureocillium takamizusanense chromosome 1, complete sequence genomic window carries:
- a CDS encoding uncharacterized protein (EggNog:ENOG503NY1R) produces the protein MSYYDNQQWSGPGQNNWEHQSGTSTPVRSAGASAPQPQDEFAFSYQFDEVDRAFENLSKSGKGYGMGGRREFPKTADVLAGARPQANRRGGLAHVVRAPTNQAAPPAMRVDSRVSHGGGPRSHHMNAFDDARGPPGQNLHNFYATQRHQPSRGTNEAEQVMQVKRRMAAQRERELRNLHTEQQYQRNVLTDVAQQTGKHMSEEETRELIARQRSALYGEGPFADKSGYVDETGNMRPGAPVASGPASLRGPSPLTFDNIGRAPSGAELPTPGSASDHAQNNPSPRPQSTTSPQTAGPTNKAFENAVGPQSRTSNSSPTGGSPPRDLAPGSKPGQAAATVAPIGTRPSGTPSTGASGKRSTTPLTSSGGWGRGNGVWGQSSGIGAQASVWG, from the exons ATGTCCTACTACGATAACCAGCAGTGGTCCGGTCCCGGCCAGAACAACTGGGAGCACCAGAGCGGCACCTCCACCCCTGTGCGCAGCG CCGGTGCGAGCGCTCCTCAGCCTCAGGACGAGTTCGCCTTCTCCTATCAGTTCGATG AGGTCGACCGCGCCTTCGAGAACTTGTCCAAGTCCGGCAAGGGCTATGGCATGGGCGGACGTCGTGAGTTCCCGAAGACAGCCGACGTGCTTGCTGGAGCACGCCCCCAAGCCAACAGGCGTGGTGGTCTCGCACACGTTGTCAGGGCACCGACTAACCAGGCGGCCCCGCCTGCTATGCGAGTAGATTCTCGTGTctcccacggcggcggtcctcGCTCTCACCACATGAATGCGTTTGACGACGCCCGTGGGCCTCCAGGCCAGAATCTCCACAACTTCTACGCGACCCAGCGCCACCAGCCCTCTCGCGGCACCAACGAGGCAGAGCAGGTTATGCAGGTGAAGAGAAGGATGGCAGCCCAGCGGGAGCGAGAGCTGCGCAACCTCCACACGGAGCAGCAATACCAACGAA ATGTCTTGACCGACGTGGCCCAGCAGACTGGCAAGCACATGTCTGAGGAAGAGACGCGCGAGCtcatcgcccgccagcgcagcgccttGTACGGCGAGGGCCCCTTTGCCGACAAGAGCGGCTATGTTGATGAGACGGGCAACATGCGACCTGGGGctcccgtcgccagcggcccagccagccttcGTGGCCCGTCGCCCCTGACCTTCGACAACATTGGTCGAGCTCCGTCGGGCGCCGAGCTTCCCACGCCCGGCTCGGCGAGCGACCACGCGCAGAACAACCCCAGTCCGCGACCGCAGTCTACCACTAGCCCCCAGACGGCCGGCCCGACCAACAAGGCCTTTGAGAACGCTGTCGGGCCCCAGAGCCGCACGAGCAACTCCAGCCCCACGGGCGGATCTCCGCCTCGCGACCTGGCCCCTGGCTCTAAGCCGGGCCAGGCGGCCGCCACTGTTGCACCCATCGGCACCAGGCCGTCAGGCACGCCATCGACGGGTGCCTCTGGGAAGCGCTCGACCACGCCCCTcacctcgtcgggcggctggggccgcggcaacggcgtctGGGGCCAGTCGTCGGGCATCGGGGCTCAGGCCAGCGTCTGGGGTTAG
- a CDS encoding uncharacterized protein (EggNog:ENOG503PB02), with protein MLSSLGTKLALKKLGLPSNALDFSSSSSSDDKDTTHDDNKSRGAASSSWLSVRSLPLTAQPWLSPPPAAVPLGRVPRVGDVAPRDPDGRLQLGGGRRVLVVFLRCVGCAFAQKTFLALRTLANRHAGLVTCVAVSHASPAATAKWLDLLGGAWNVRVLVDEHRALYAAWGLGVAGLWHVLHPAAQAQAWREKGWLADRVAEAIQRRGGVQSQSQSQSPSRSARQQQQKPAREAGVDVGGGGGGGGGGERNNKRWNPAARGGERQPKRDKGAEYEDEDEDEQDGPSTVMGNKWQESGAFAVDGRGTVIWGGKTLRADDLMDLDEGARLLLM; from the exons ATGCTCTCCAGCCTCGGCACCAAGCTCgccctcaagaagctcggccTCCCCAGCAACGCCCTCGacttctcttcctcctcctcctcggacgACAAAGACACCACCCATGACGACAACAAGAGCCGGGGggcggcttcctcgtcgtggcTCTCCGTCCGGTCCCTACCGCTGACGGCCCAGCCTTGGTtgtcccccccgcccgccgccgtcccgctcGGCCGCGTGCCCcgtgtcggcgacgtggcGCCGCGGGATCCCGACGGGaggctgcagctcggcggcgggaggagggtCCTCGTCGTGTTCCTACGCTGCGTGGGCTGCGCGT TCGCGCAAAAGaccttcctcgccctccgcACCCTCGCCAACCGccatgccggcctcgtcacctgcgtcgccgtctcgcacgcctcccccgccgccaccgcaaAGTGGctcgacctcctcggcggcgcctggaacgtgcgcgtcctcgtcgacgagcaccgCGCCCTCTACGCCGCCtggggcctcggcgtcgccggcctctgGCACGTCCtccaccccgccgcccaggcccaggcctGGCGCGAAAAGGGCTGGCTCGCCGatcgcgtcgccgaggccatccaGCGTCGTGGCGGTGTGCAGTCCCAGTCCCAGTcccagtcgccgtcgcggtccgcgcgacagcagcagcagaagcctGCCCGTGaagccggcgtcgacgtcggcggcggcggcggcggcggcggcggcggtgagagGAACAACAAACGATGGAACCCAGCGGCCCGTGGAGGAGAGCGTCAGCCAAAGAGGGACAAGGGGGCCGAgtacgaggacgaggacgaggacgagcaagACGGGCCCTCGACCGTCATGGGAAACAAGTGGCAGGAGagcggcgccttcgccgtcgacggccgaggcacCGTCATTTGGGGCGGCAAGACGTTGAGGGCCGACGACCTCATGGACCTCGATGAAGGGGCCCGGCTTTTGCTCATGTAG